Proteins from a single region of Polyangiaceae bacterium:
- a CDS encoding addiction module protein produces MAQSHPDELLRRALALPPDKRLALATELLNSVEERQDERWEREWLAELDRRSAAIDRGEDKLEDWETVKARLRAELRAK; encoded by the coding sequence ATGGCGCAGTCACACCCCGACGAGTTGTTGCGGCGCGCGTTGGCGCTTCCTCCGGACAAGCGGCTGGCGCTGGCGACCGAGTTGCTGAACAGTGTGGAAGAACGCCAGGACGAACGGTGGGAGCGGGAGTGGCTTGCGGAATTGGACCGACGGAGCGCCGCGATCGACCGCGGTGAAGACAAGCTCGAGGACTGGGAAACCGTGAAGGCCAGGTTGCGGGCCGAGCTGCGCGCAAAGTGA
- the istA gene encoding IS21 family transposase translates to MGADQDVVRGEVMRLHYLEHMSIRAIARRLGLARRTVRRHLGLSPAKNPHSSAPRPSLLDPFARTIETLLEKTPEMRAPQLLEQLRPLGYTGGISILRDRLRKLRPSPPPEAFLTLDFAPGQAMQVDWADFGFALPGVPRRVSAFAAVLCYSRQLYLEFTVSQQMGSFLRCMDRALGFFEGITTFDIFDNMKTVVLEHPRSGPTRFNSRMLAYAQARGGVAVVACTPGHPPAKGRVERPIQFIRDRFWTGRRFSSLLDLNTQAAQWRDDFCNRREHADTGKVPALVFEHEEKARLKPLAAAVPFETDDIEHASVTKSFRVRFDRNRYSVPWRLVGQSVVVRADDDAVRVMLGTKCVADHPRSWSINQDIEHESHRRGLREAKNPSDPAASARGRFGDTGEAYFKMLAAGSRSLRREALRLTYLGELFGVAHTRSAMGEVMRSGHVGVDFVEYVLRHKRRLSPATTPLRLGDPALDAITLREPDLSIYDRPVATRDPEEA, encoded by the coding sequence ATGGGCGCTGACCAAGACGTCGTCCGAGGTGAGGTCATGCGCCTTCACTATCTCGAGCACATGAGCATTCGCGCCATTGCGCGCCGCCTCGGGCTCGCTCGACGCACGGTGAGACGTCACCTCGGGCTCTCACCAGCAAAGAATCCTCATTCGAGTGCGCCGCGACCCTCGCTGCTCGACCCGTTCGCTCGCACGATCGAGACCCTGCTCGAAAAAACCCCAGAGATGCGCGCTCCGCAGTTGCTAGAGCAACTCCGGCCGCTGGGATACACCGGTGGGATCAGCATCCTGCGCGACCGCTTGCGAAAGCTGCGTCCCAGTCCACCGCCCGAAGCCTTCCTGACGTTGGACTTCGCGCCAGGCCAAGCGATGCAGGTGGACTGGGCGGACTTCGGCTTCGCCCTGCCTGGCGTGCCCCGACGCGTCTCGGCCTTCGCCGCCGTCCTCTGCTACTCGCGCCAGCTCTATCTCGAGTTCACCGTCAGCCAGCAGATGGGCTCGTTCCTCCGCTGCATGGATCGTGCACTCGGCTTCTTCGAGGGCATCACCACCTTCGACATCTTCGACAACATGAAGACCGTGGTCCTCGAGCATCCGCGCTCGGGTCCGACTCGCTTCAATTCCCGCATGCTCGCCTACGCTCAGGCTCGCGGGGGTGTTGCTGTGGTCGCTTGCACGCCGGGACACCCGCCAGCCAAAGGGCGCGTCGAGCGTCCCATCCAATTCATTCGCGACCGCTTCTGGACTGGTCGCCGCTTTTCCAGCCTGCTCGACCTCAATACCCAAGCGGCTCAGTGGCGCGACGACTTCTGCAATCGCCGCGAGCATGCCGACACCGGCAAGGTCCCGGCTCTCGTGTTCGAGCACGAAGAGAAGGCGCGTCTCAAGCCTCTTGCTGCCGCTGTCCCCTTCGAAACCGACGACATCGAGCATGCGAGCGTCACCAAGAGCTTTCGAGTCCGCTTTGATCGCAACCGCTACTCCGTCCCGTGGCGGCTCGTTGGTCAGAGCGTCGTCGTTCGAGCCGACGACGACGCCGTCCGCGTCATGCTCGGCACCAAGTGCGTCGCAGACCACCCTCGCTCTTGGAGCATCAATCAGGACATCGAGCACGAGTCGCATCGCCGGGGGCTGCGCGAAGCGAAGAATCCCAGCGACCCCGCTGCATCGGCTCGTGGTCGCTTCGGAGACACCGGCGAGGCCTACTTCAAGATGCTCGCCGCTGGCTCTCGCTCCCTCCGCCGAGAGGCACTTCGCCTCACCTACCTCGGCGAGCTCTTCGGCGTTGCCCACACCCGTTCCGCCATGGGCGAAGTCATGCGCTCCGGCCACGTTGGTGTCGACTTCGTCGAGTACGTCCTGCGCCACAAGCGCCGCCTCTCCCCGGCCACCACGCCCCTTCGCCTCGGAGATCCCGCTCTCGATGCCATCACGCTGCGCGAGCCGGATCTCAGCATCTACGACCGACCCGTCGCAACGCGCGATCCGGAGGAAGCATGA
- a CDS encoding HD domain-containing protein: MYPNSVASARELLQQLGAPPHLIRHVELVGEAGERLVAVIASLGVRANSELVRVGIVVHDAGKILHPDELHVPGAAHEPAGQDLLLQHGVSDEVARICVTHAQWSNHSVSLEELLVALSDKLWKGVRNLELEERVVREVARSLGKDYWDLFVELDNVFEQIAADGSDRLQRSGV, translated from the coding sequence ATGTATCCGAACTCGGTAGCCAGCGCCCGTGAGCTATTGCAGCAGCTTGGCGCACCACCCCACCTCATTCGACATGTCGAGCTGGTGGGCGAGGCTGGGGAGCGCCTGGTCGCCGTAATCGCCTCTCTTGGCGTACGTGCCAACTCTGAGCTTGTTCGCGTGGGCATCGTCGTGCACGACGCCGGAAAGATTCTTCACCCCGACGAACTGCACGTCCCAGGCGCGGCTCACGAACCGGCTGGGCAAGACCTACTGCTCCAGCATGGCGTAAGCGACGAGGTGGCCCGTATCTGCGTCACTCACGCTCAATGGAGCAACCACTCCGTATCTCTCGAGGAACTACTCGTTGCGCTATCCGACAAACTCTGGAAGGGCGTCCGCAACCTTGAACTTGAGGAACGCGTTGTTCGCGAGGTCGCGCGGTCGCTCGGCAAGGACTACTGGGACCTCTTCGTTGAACTCGACAACGTCTTTGAGCAGATCGCGGCCGACGGAAGCGACCGCCTGCAGCGCAGCGGCGTCTGA
- the tnpB gene encoding IS66 family insertion sequence element accessory protein TnpB (TnpB, as the term is used for proteins encoded by IS66 family insertion elements, is considered an accessory protein, since TnpC, encoded by a neighboring gene, is a DDE family transposase.) yields the protein MLTLPSSVQIYLAVEPVDLRRGHDGLSKIVRGQWGLDVFAGHLFVFLGRRLDRCKILFWDRGGLVLYYKRLERGRFRLPRVTRMEPLC from the coding sequence GTGCTGACACTACCGTCCAGCGTTCAGATCTACTTGGCCGTCGAGCCCGTCGACCTGCGCCGAGGCCACGACGGGCTGTCCAAGATCGTGCGCGGCCAGTGGGGACTCGACGTGTTTGCCGGTCACTTGTTCGTGTTCCTGGGCCGGCGACTCGATCGCTGCAAGATCCTGTTCTGGGATCGCGGGGGCCTGGTGCTGTACTACAAGCGGCTGGAGCGCGGTCGGTTTCGTCTGCCTCGTGTGACGCGGATGGAGCCGCTGTGTTGA
- a CDS encoding SMI1/KNR4 family protein, producing MTGHAERISRALDDIKTWLRAHGGDEIVENLAPGCSEYDLTRTEEALGFGLPVELRELWLRHNGQCQEACSFFPYLPYLDLLSVEEAAAAHRVVLDLYITGGMNILGDPDILDEPLLPEEMTTHWLPVAREGFHFLLVQADTGRVFEAYKDGPSLVADNIATLLEDYSGQLQAGNYVVDEDGSLTTPDDCSSDAPLTDERSPEQLWREGLHSEAISRYSVLNGVGIAEAMKALRTLEE from the coding sequence ATGACTGGACACGCCGAACGAATAAGCCGAGCGTTAGATGATATCAAAACGTGGCTGAGGGCACACGGCGGAGACGAAATAGTCGAGAACCTTGCCCCGGGTTGCAGTGAATACGATCTGACGCGAACTGAAGAGGCATTGGGTTTCGGGTTGCCCGTTGAACTGCGCGAGCTCTGGCTTCGACACAACGGCCAGTGCCAGGAGGCGTGTTCGTTCTTCCCTTATCTGCCCTACCTGGACCTCTTGTCGGTGGAGGAGGCGGCTGCGGCGCATCGGGTCGTGCTGGACCTCTACATCACGGGCGGAATGAATATCTTGGGGGACCCGGACATCTTGGATGAGCCGCTCTTGCCAGAGGAAATGACAACTCACTGGCTTCCGGTCGCGAGAGAGGGTTTCCATTTTCTCTTGGTACAGGCCGACACTGGACGCGTATTTGAAGCCTACAAGGACGGTCCCAGCCTGGTTGCCGACAACATCGCTACCTTGCTTGAGGATTACAGCGGCCAGCTTCAAGCTGGAAACTACGTGGTCGATGAAGACGGCTCGCTGACGACTCCGGACGATTGCTCGAGCGACGCACCCTTGACAGATGAGCGATCGCCGGAGCAACTGTGGCGCGAGGGCCTCCATAGCGAAGCTATCTCTCGCTACTCAGTGCTCAACGGCGTCGGCATTGCCGAGGCAATGAAGGCGCTACGCACTCTCGAAGAGTGA
- a CDS encoding DUF4275 family protein: MSKPSRLERLLKPTRSGATRLCDEETERYRLAWRKRFAARLDPELSGEGKGGFDWHAFSYQTCRHVTGDEARNAYRNLADSADLVLLPHRGEGPGFRAHGAHDFSGAGVDVYIFPEDLSWTMVFTHEDGWLGPYFSKAAWVDPPSAPGPSTSGRGRNRK, from the coding sequence ATGTCGAAGCCCAGCAGGCTCGAGCGGTTGTTGAAGCCGACCCGTTCAGGAGCGACCCGTTTGTGCGACGAGGAGACCGAGCGGTACAGGTTGGCTTGGCGAAAGCGGTTTGCGGCGCGGCTTGATCCCGAACTGTCGGGAGAAGGCAAGGGCGGGTTCGATTGGCACGCGTTCAGCTACCAGACCTGTCGTCATGTCACGGGGGACGAGGCACGCAACGCCTACCGCAATCTAGCCGACTCGGCCGACCTCGTTCTTCTGCCGCACAGGGGCGAAGGACCGGGATTTCGTGCGCACGGCGCCCACGACTTCAGTGGTGCTGGAGTGGATGTGTACATCTTCCCAGAAGACCTGTCGTGGACAATGGTCTTCACACACGAAGACGGATGGTTGGGACCCTACTTTTCCAAGGCAGCATGGGTCGACCCACCATCAGCGCCGGGCCCGAGCACGAGCGGGCGCGGCAGGAATCGCAAGTAG
- a CDS encoding addiction module protein: MAQPVPNPPPGFDSLSIDEKIDYVESLWDQIVERADLPIPDWHRELLRERLDAYRADPTAGRPWGEVRAELQQKYPTGR; the protein is encoded by the coding sequence ATGGCTCAACCGGTCCCCAACCCACCCCCGGGATTCGATTCGCTCTCGATCGATGAGAAGATCGACTACGTCGAATCCTTGTGGGACCAGATCGTCGAGCGAGCAGACCTCCCGATTCCCGACTGGCATCGTGAGCTTCTCCGCGAACGCCTCGACGCCTATCGTGCCGACCCGACTGCCGGACGCCCATGGGGTGAGGTGCGCGCCGAGCTTCAACAGAAGTATCCGACCGGTCGCTAA
- a CDS encoding IS66 family transposase has translation MVPPPDDHDCGWKAYAHAQQAQLEELSAKLQTVTEKLAELERRKRGHRSERRKPAKMPPPTPKPSDTARSRGAPIHDAQLESETIPVPVPPQLCRCPECGNDKLRRVGKGKPSTVYEWIPGRFRRRIFQRETLSCRCGFIVTAPAPERVGEKTRYAPSFIAHLIVNKCGDTNPQYRLEKAYKNLGIPISRSTMCSLLHRGAGELRPLYDAMLRHVPEAEDVHADETSARQQGLDKRAYMWTFVTPTFVVYRYATTRSGSVPEAVLGDSQGRLVVDQYTGYNKVTAPGRRLRAGCLAHARRKIFEQSEHPETTEALDLIGEIYKLEASAKAAGILGTPAHLQMRIDKTRPLFAKLLCWGRRHRGGFPPRSGMAKAIRYLLKNFRELGVFLRHPTIPPDNNVAEASLRRIALGRSNYLFYGHEDAGQNFAVLYSLVASCEKHGVNAIDYLADVLIRVQSHPANRIDELLPHKWRPPDSPGA, from the coding sequence TTGGTTCCGCCTCCCGACGATCACGACTGTGGCTGGAAGGCCTATGCGCACGCGCAGCAAGCTCAACTCGAAGAGCTGAGCGCGAAGCTCCAGACGGTCACTGAAAAGCTCGCCGAGCTCGAGCGGCGTAAGCGGGGCCATCGCAGTGAGCGGCGCAAACCGGCGAAGATGCCACCGCCGACCCCCAAGCCAAGCGACACGGCCAGAAGCCGTGGCGCTCCCATTCACGACGCGCAACTCGAGTCCGAGACGATCCCTGTGCCGGTCCCTCCGCAGCTGTGCCGCTGTCCGGAGTGCGGCAACGACAAGCTGCGACGTGTTGGCAAAGGCAAGCCCTCGACCGTCTACGAATGGATCCCGGGGCGTTTCCGTCGTCGGATCTTCCAGCGTGAAACGCTGTCGTGTCGTTGTGGCTTCATCGTCACCGCTCCAGCGCCCGAGCGAGTCGGGGAAAAGACACGCTACGCCCCGAGCTTCATCGCGCACCTCATCGTCAACAAGTGCGGCGACACCAACCCGCAGTATCGACTGGAGAAGGCCTACAAGAATCTGGGCATTCCGATCTCGCGCAGCACGATGTGCTCGCTCTTGCATCGCGGCGCTGGCGAGTTGCGGCCGCTGTACGACGCCATGCTGCGTCACGTGCCCGAAGCCGAAGACGTCCACGCGGACGAGACCAGTGCTCGACAGCAAGGCCTCGACAAGCGCGCATACATGTGGACCTTCGTCACGCCGACCTTCGTCGTGTATCGCTACGCCACGACTCGCAGCGGTAGCGTACCGGAGGCGGTGCTTGGAGATTCCCAAGGTCGCCTCGTCGTCGACCAGTACACCGGGTACAACAAGGTCACGGCACCGGGGCGCCGCCTCCGTGCAGGATGCTTGGCTCATGCACGGCGAAAGATCTTCGAGCAGTCCGAGCACCCCGAAACCACTGAAGCCCTGGACTTGATCGGCGAGATCTACAAGCTCGAGGCCAGTGCCAAAGCCGCAGGCATCCTCGGCACGCCTGCACACCTGCAGATGCGCATCGACAAGACCCGGCCCCTCTTTGCCAAGCTGCTTTGCTGGGGGCGCCGACACCGCGGAGGCTTTCCTCCGCGCTCGGGCATGGCCAAGGCCATCCGCTACCTGCTCAAAAACTTTCGCGAGCTTGGCGTGTTCCTGCGACACCCGACGATCCCGCCGGACAACAACGTTGCCGAAGCATCTCTCAGGCGCATCGCTTTGGGCCGCTCCAACTACCTTTTCTACGGGCACGAGGACGCCGGTCAGAACTTCGCGGTGCTCTACTCCCTGGTGGCGAGCTGCGAAAAGCACGGCGTCAACGCCATCGACTACCTGGCCGACGTCCTCATCCGCGTGCAGTCTCACCCTGCCAACCGAATCGACGAACTCCTGCCACACAAGTGGCGGCCCCCCGACTCGCCCGGGGCATAG
- a CDS encoding integrase core domain-containing protein produces MRPVSSSRLLLATPPNRALHVARAAVGVNAWAAVRAPTALVRSSNDTSLVLDALRRALRARRPAPGLIHHSDRGSPYASADYRKELANHGLVQSMSRKGDCWDNAVAESFFATLRAELVDDEQYVDPAHAERSIGDYIDNFYNVERRHSHLDYINPVEFELRSRTLKAAA; encoded by the coding sequence ATGCGCCCAGTGTCCTCCAGTCGCTTATTGCTAGCAACGCCGCCTAACAGGGCGCTGCATGTTGCGCGCGCGGCGGTCGGCGTGAACGCGTGGGCTGCCGTACGTGCGCCGACTGCGCTTGTGCGAAGCAGCAACGACACCTCGTTGGTGCTGGACGCTCTGCGGCGAGCACTTCGCGCGCGGAGACCAGCGCCCGGCCTCATCCACCACTCAGACCGTGGAAGCCCGTATGCCAGCGCTGACTACAGAAAAGAGCTGGCCAACCACGGTCTCGTCCAAAGCATGAGCCGCAAAGGCGACTGCTGGGACAACGCCGTGGCAGAGAGCTTCTTCGCTACGCTGCGCGCTGAGCTCGTGGACGACGAGCAGTACGTTGACCCCGCCCACGCCGAACGGTCCATCGGCGACTACATCGACAACTTCTACAACGTCGAGAGACGCCACTCTCATCTCGACTACATCAACCCAGTCGAGTTCGAATTGCGTTCACGAACACTGAAAGCTGCTGCATAA
- a CDS encoding serine/threonine-protein kinase, giving the protein MDLTLGNPIGAGGLADIFAAEHRILPGISRPVVVKKLKPEHRDDPELRLMLTDEARVLACLNHPNVVQLLDVIDLDGSPGLVFERVDGLSLRELMQESAAKGYPRLPVNAAATIMQAVAEALGYVHAATDSSGRHLAIVHRDLNPNNVMISRHGAVRLIDFGIARSEVRVYETATGTLKGTCGYMAPEQLDPSKPQDHRVDLFAFGVLFSETMFGHHPFVAKSHLELYDRISSGKREPLPESAGASGRLQQLADRCMQWDAAQRPADAWELAKELPGAYADAGIEAAMCHLAGLMHALEG; this is encoded by the coding sequence ATGGACCTGACCCTGGGAAACCCGATCGGTGCGGGCGGACTGGCAGACATCTTTGCCGCCGAGCATCGGATCTTGCCCGGCATCTCGCGACCCGTGGTGGTGAAGAAGCTCAAGCCCGAGCATCGCGACGATCCCGAGCTCAGGTTGATGCTGACCGACGAGGCGCGCGTCCTGGCTTGTCTGAATCATCCCAACGTGGTGCAGCTTCTCGACGTGATCGACCTGGACGGGTCGCCAGGGTTGGTGTTCGAGCGCGTGGATGGCCTCAGCCTGCGCGAGTTGATGCAAGAGTCGGCGGCAAAGGGCTATCCGCGGCTGCCCGTCAACGCGGCCGCAACCATCATGCAGGCCGTGGCCGAGGCCTTGGGCTACGTGCACGCCGCCACGGACTCGAGCGGGCGTCACCTGGCCATCGTGCATCGGGACTTGAACCCGAACAACGTGATGATCTCCCGCCACGGCGCAGTCCGATTGATCGACTTTGGCATCGCTCGCAGCGAGGTTCGCGTCTACGAGACCGCAACCGGAACCCTCAAGGGAACCTGCGGCTACATGGCCCCAGAGCAGTTGGATCCCAGCAAGCCGCAGGATCATCGCGTGGACTTGTTTGCGTTTGGCGTGCTCTTCTCGGAGACGATGTTTGGCCATCACCCCTTCGTGGCCAAGTCGCACCTGGAACTCTACGATCGCATCAGCAGTGGCAAGCGCGAGCCGCTGCCGGAATCCGCAGGCGCCTCCGGACGGCTTCAACAACTGGCCGACCGCTGCATGCAGTGGGACGCAGCGCAACGCCCCGCGGACGCCTGGGAGCTAGCCAAAGAGCTGCCCGGCGCCTACGCCGACGCGGGCATCGAAGCGGCCATGTGCCACCTCGCCGGACTGATGCACGCGCTGGAGGGGTAA
- a CDS encoding sigma 54-interacting transcriptional regulator, with translation MATQHGTQIRSEKQGPTLVSHRLRLRVVEGENAGRVAALEGTHALVGSAEDTDLVLTDAEVSRRHCSITTEADRYVLRDLDSSNGTFIAGVRVREAELTPGMSFTVGNSVIAFEPKQRFLRLESSSQERFGELLGRSAAMRDVFGTLERIAPTALAVVLLGETGTGKELAARAIHDRSPRSEGPFVVLDCAQAAGSLFESELFGHERGAFTGAERARPGAFELAQGGTLFLDEVGELPLELQPKLLRVLERRESKRLGANESRTIDCRVISATHRPIEDMVDAGIFRRDLYFRLAEVVVELPPLRDRVEDVPFIATALLSSLRNDRHFDERALAALAAHPFPGNVRELRNIVRRAAEMATSSEISASDLLLQRAPGTPRPSQTASAELDLDLPLKEARAAWTEQFEAQYVRALLDRHDWDFEAAAAAAQIHIKSLQRLARERGIKERGE, from the coding sequence GTGGCGACTCAGCACGGAACGCAAATTCGCAGCGAAAAGCAGGGCCCGACCCTGGTGTCACATCGCCTTCGCCTCCGCGTCGTGGAGGGCGAGAACGCCGGGCGAGTTGCCGCCCTGGAAGGAACCCACGCGCTGGTCGGCAGCGCCGAAGACACGGACTTGGTGTTGACGGATGCGGAGGTGAGTCGCCGCCATTGCAGCATCACCACCGAGGCGGACCGCTACGTGCTGCGCGACTTGGACAGCAGCAACGGGACGTTCATTGCCGGCGTGCGAGTTCGTGAGGCAGAGCTGACGCCAGGGATGAGCTTCACGGTCGGCAACTCGGTCATCGCCTTCGAGCCCAAGCAGCGCTTCCTACGGTTGGAGAGCTCCAGCCAGGAGCGCTTCGGCGAGCTTCTCGGCCGCTCCGCGGCAATGCGCGACGTTTTCGGTACCTTGGAGCGGATCGCTCCTACGGCTTTGGCCGTCGTCTTGCTGGGCGAAACGGGCACCGGCAAGGAGCTCGCCGCCCGCGCCATTCATGATCGCAGCCCGCGCAGTGAGGGGCCCTTCGTCGTGTTGGATTGCGCTCAGGCCGCCGGCAGCTTGTTCGAGTCGGAGCTCTTTGGTCACGAGCGCGGTGCCTTCACTGGTGCCGAGCGAGCACGCCCGGGCGCCTTCGAGTTGGCCCAAGGCGGAACGCTGTTTCTCGACGAAGTGGGGGAACTGCCCCTCGAGCTTCAACCGAAGTTGCTTCGCGTGCTGGAGCGCCGAGAGAGCAAGCGGCTGGGTGCCAACGAAAGTCGCACCATCGATTGCCGAGTCATCTCGGCCACGCACCGACCGATCGAAGACATGGTCGATGCGGGGATCTTCCGCCGCGACCTCTACTTTCGCCTGGCAGAAGTCGTCGTGGAGTTGCCGCCCTTGCGCGATCGCGTCGAAGACGTGCCCTTCATCGCCACCGCGCTCCTTTCGAGCCTTCGCAACGACCGACACTTCGACGAGCGCGCCCTCGCAGCCCTCGCAGCCCATCCCTTTCCCGGGAACGTGCGTGAGCTACGCAACATCGTGCGCCGCGCCGCGGAGATGGCCACCTCGAGCGAGATCAGCGCCTCGGACCTTCTGCTCCAGCGCGCGCCTGGCACTCCGCGCCCCAGTCAAACCGCGAGCGCCGAGCTGGATCTCGACCTGCCCTTGAAAGAGGCAAGAGCCGCATGGACGGAGCAGTTCGAAGCCCAGTACGTGCGCGCGCTCCTCGATCGCCACGACTGGGACTTCGAAGCCGCCGCCGCCGCCGCCCAAATCCACATCAAGTCGTTACAGCGGCTAGCACGCGAGCGCGGCATCAAAGAGCGGGGGGAGTAG
- a CDS encoding glutathione S-transferase family protein, translating into MSSTNDPSTLGHQVPLADAADASGHSEVCCLIYATQNGWKLPILFEEMGVPYDWALVDFDKNEQKSEGFLAINPNGRIPELLDRARGVAVAESGAILEYAATRFDNELLPRADEDLSAHLAVKQWLYWQVSGLGPAMGQAMYFQRIARVQGHDDPFAIGRFVAEAERCLKVLDDQLASGGPFVLGERCTLVDVACFPYCASAYWANTDISGMPHLCAWIDRLHLRPSFRRGLSIPFRRPAFFGPPHATEDEVAQEIARNAGQFTIVTKQPQQ; encoded by the coding sequence ATGAGCTCAACGAACGATCCCTCGACGCTCGGGCATCAGGTCCCGCTGGCCGACGCCGCGGACGCGAGCGGGCACAGCGAAGTGTGCTGCCTCATCTACGCGACGCAGAACGGCTGGAAGTTACCGATCCTCTTCGAGGAGATGGGCGTGCCCTACGACTGGGCGCTCGTGGACTTCGACAAGAACGAACAAAAGAGTGAAGGATTCCTCGCCATCAACCCCAATGGCCGCATTCCGGAGCTCCTAGATCGGGCGCGGGGCGTCGCAGTCGCCGAGAGCGGTGCGATCCTCGAGTACGCTGCCACCCGCTTCGACAACGAGCTGCTCCCACGCGCCGATGAGGATCTCTCGGCTCACCTTGCCGTGAAGCAGTGGCTCTACTGGCAGGTGAGCGGGCTCGGCCCGGCCATGGGCCAAGCCATGTATTTCCAGCGCATCGCCAGGGTGCAGGGGCACGACGACCCGTTCGCAATCGGGCGCTTCGTCGCCGAGGCTGAGCGCTGCCTAAAGGTCTTGGACGATCAGCTGGCCTCTGGTGGTCCGTTCGTGCTCGGCGAGCGCTGCACACTCGTCGACGTGGCGTGTTTCCCGTACTGCGCGAGCGCCTACTGGGCCAACACCGACATCTCCGGGATGCCTCACCTGTGCGCGTGGATCGACCGCCTCCACTTGCGGCCGTCTTTTCGCCGCGGACTGAGCATCCCGTTCCGTCGGCCCGCGTTCTTCGGGCCGCCCCACGCCACCGAAGACGAAGTCGCGCAGGAGATCGCCCGCAATGCGGGGCAGTTCACCATCGTCACCAAACAGCCCCAACAATAG
- the istB gene encoding IS21-like element helper ATPase IstB, whose translation MKDSDLLDLVLGKLRWLRLPGMARTLADLVEHARRENLSALEVVDRLADEERASRVSSAVQRRIRDARFPEINTVDGFDFDFDGDRKKIRSRYLALHDLAFLEQGINPLFIGIPGTGKTFLSRALAYKACQATRRVVFVSAPKMLNDLHAAELHGRLDRVMRRYVRADLLVIDDFACLEMDASQAKLAFQVISERYDYRRSTCITTNRPFKDWPKVFPDALNAQVIAERLTERSEHFVFNGKGYRTKR comes from the coding sequence ATGAAAGACAGCGACCTGCTCGACCTGGTTCTCGGAAAACTCCGATGGCTACGGTTGCCCGGCATGGCCCGCACTCTCGCCGATCTGGTGGAGCATGCGCGCCGCGAAAACCTTTCCGCGTTGGAAGTCGTCGACCGCCTCGCTGACGAAGAGCGCGCCAGTCGCGTCAGCAGCGCCGTACAGCGCCGCATCCGCGACGCTCGCTTTCCGGAGATCAACACCGTCGATGGCTTCGACTTCGACTTCGATGGTGACCGAAAGAAGATCCGCAGCCGCTACCTCGCTCTGCACGACCTTGCGTTTCTCGAGCAGGGCATCAATCCGCTCTTCATCGGCATCCCCGGCACGGGCAAGACCTTCTTGTCCCGGGCTCTCGCGTACAAGGCCTGCCAGGCCACCCGTCGCGTGGTGTTCGTCTCCGCACCGAAGATGCTCAACGACCTCCACGCCGCCGAGCTCCACGGTCGGCTCGACCGGGTCATGCGCAGATACGTCCGTGCTGACTTGCTCGTCATCGACGACTTCGCTTGCCTCGAGATGGACGCCAGCCAGGCCAAGCTCGCCTTCCAGGTCATCAGCGAGCGCTACGACTACCGCCGCTCCACCTGCATCACCACCAACCGCCCTTTCAAGGACTGGCCCAAGGTCTTCCCCGACGCGCTCAACGCGCAGGTCATCGCCGAGCGCCTCACCGAGCGCTCCGAGCACTTCGTCTTCAACGGAAAGGGCTACCGCACGAAACGCTGA